Part of the Salinimonas iocasae genome, TTCTCAGCGCGTCGTGCCAGACGTTTGGGTCTGTTAAGTGAAGCGGTCACAGAGGACGAGCTGGACTCTACCATTGAAGACATTATCACACAGGTTATTAAAAACGGGCCCAGTGCGGTGGGTCAGGCCAAAGCGCTGGTCGAGTATGTTGCCGGTGTGCCTATTGATGAAGCATTAATGGAAAAAACCAGTAAGTGGATTGCCAGCGTACGGGTTTCAGAAGAAGGTCAGCAGGGTCTGAACGCTTTTTTAAATAAACAGAAGCCGGCCTGGCAGGAGTCAAACAATGATTAAAAAGATTCTGATTGCAAACCGGGGAGAAATAGCCTGCCGGGTAATCAAGACAGCGCGTAAACTTGGTATCAGTACCGTCGCAGTCTACTCAGACGCTGACGCGAATGCGCTGCATGTAACGATGGCAGATGAAGCCGTGCATATCGGCCCTGCACCATCTAAAGACAGCTATCTCAAAGCAGATAAAATCCTCAAAGTTGCTCAAACGCTTAGTGCTGATGCAGTACACCCCGGGTATGGCTTTTTGTCTGAAAATGCCGACTTTGCACGTGCCTGTGCTGATAACAATATTACATTCATTGGCCCTGGCCCCGACGCCATTGCCGCTATGGGTTCAAAATCCGCCGCCAAGCATATTATGGAAGAAGCCGGTGTACCTCTGGTACCTGGTTATCACGGCGATGATCAGTCTGTTGAGACACTGAGACAGCACGCTGACAATATGGGCTACCCTGTTCTGCTTAAAGCTGCCGCAGGCGGCGGTGGTAAAGGCATGCGCCAGGTGTGGAAAGCAGAAGAGTTCGATAGCGCATTACAGGCTGCCAAGCGCGAGGCCATGGCCAGTTTCAGCGACGATGTCATGCTAATTGAAAAATACCTGACACAACCACGTCATGTTGAGATTCAGGTGTTTTGCGATACTCACGGCAACGGGGTTTATCTTTTTGAGCGTGACTGTTCCGTGCAGCGTCGACATCAAAAAATTATCGAAGAGGCCCCTGCCCCGGGTATGTCTGAATCAATTCGTCAGCAGATGGGTGAAGCGGCAATTAAAGCGGCTCAGGCCATTAATTATGTCGGTGCCGGTACCGTAGAGTTTTTGCTGGATGGCGAAGACTTTTATTTCATGGAAATGAATACCCGCCTTCAGGTGGAGCACCCGGTTACTGAGAAGATAACCGGCGAGGATTTGGTAGACTGGCAGATTCAGGTAGCCAATGGGCAACCTTTACCAAAAGCCCAGCACGAGCTCCAGTTGCATGGCCATGCTTTTGAAGCGAGGTTGTATGCAGAAGATCCGGAAAACGGCTTTCTTCCCGCTACAGGTAAACTTACATTGCTACAACCGCCGGCTGAATCAAAGCATGTACGCGTAGATACCGGCGTTGTTCAGGGCGATGAAGTTTCCGTCTATTATGACCCTATGATAGCCAAGCTTATTGTATGGGATGAAAACCGGGACCGCGCTCTGCAACGTTTGCTCGCTGCGCTTCGTGATTACCATGTTGCCGGCGTCACAACGAATCTGGAATTTCTGTATAACGTTGCCGCCAGTGAGCCGTTCCAGAAAGCCGAACTGCTTACAACATTTGTAGAAAAGCACGAGTCATTATTGCTCAATAGCCCGAAACAGGTTAGCGATCATATGCTCGCAGCGGCTTCTATGCTTGTATTGCTGTCAGGAAATCAGGGCCACTCACAGCACGTTAATGATCCCGACTCGCCCTGGTCATTACCTGTAGCATGGCGTCCGAATTTCAGTTACCAGCAAACACTTTCTTTTTGCGTGGGCGAAGAGGCGTTGAGTGTTGTTGTAACACATACCGGAACATCGCAGCGTGCTAATCAGTGGTCTATGTTAATCGGTGATAAATCCTATCAGGTAAGCGGACAAATTGACGGTCACGTATTGCAGGCACAGATTGATGGCTATCATCAGCGAATTGGCTGGGCCGCCGATGATACCCGGTATACGCTGTTCTCCCCTGCCGGGGCGATACACCTCAACTATCAGAAACCCGACATGGGGGATGTAGATGATGCCGCTCACGATGGCGGGTTTGCAGCCCCGATGAATGGCACCATCGTTGATGTTGCCGTCAGCGAAGGCGAGTCAGTTAAAAAAGGCGCCACGTTGCTGGTAATGGAAGCAATGAAAATGGAGCATAATATTACAGCGCCGTCCGATGGAACGGTTAAATCTGTGTATTACGCCGCGGGTGACCTTGTTGACGGTGGGTCCCAGTTGCTGGAGTTTGAGGCCGATGAATAATTTTCCAAAAAGTGTCAGTCTTGTTGAAGTAGGCCCCCGGGACGGACTGCAAAACGAAAAGACCGAAGTGAGCACACAAACCAAAGTGGAATTGGTTAACCTGCTTGCTGATGCGGGTCATCGCCGCATTGAAACCGGTAGTTTTGTATCTCCTAAATGGGTGCCTCAAATGGCCGATTCGGGAGAGGTTTTTTCTCTAATCAGCCGGCGGGAAGGCGTTTCGTACTCTGCGCTGACACCCAATACTAAAGGGCTTGAAAATGCTTTATCAGCCAACGCTGATGAGGTTGCTATTTTTGGTGCCGCTTCTGAGTCGTTCAGTCAGAAAAATATCAATTGCTCGATTGAGGAAAGCCTTGAGAGGTTTGCGCCTGTTGTAGAGCAGGCTGCGGCTCGCGGGAAACCAGTGCGGGGCTATGTGTCCTGCGTTCTGGGCTGCCCTTACGAGGGCGAGATAGCGCCTGAAGCGGTGGCAAATGTTGCTAAAATCATGCTGGACATGGGCTGCTATGAAGTTTCACTGGGTGACACCATCGGTACAGGTACACCGTTTAAAACGCAGCGTATGCTGGAGGTGGTCACCGATGTGGTGCCGGTCAGTAAGATTGGCGCACATTTCCACGATACCTATGGTCAGGCGCTGGCTAATCTGTACGTCGCACTTAGTGCCGGCGTCTCGGTTATTGATAGTGCGGTAGCCGGCCTGGGCGGTTGTCCTTATGCGAAAGGTGCCAGCGGAAATGTTGCTACCGAGGATGTACTGTACATGCTCGACGGCATGGGAATCAGTACTGGCGTTGACATGACCAGGCTACTCAAAGCATCTTCGTTTATTATGGAGGCTGTGGGAAGAAAGCCCTCATCTAAAGTGGCTAATGCGCTGATGGAGTCGTGTTAGTAAAGTACTATCGCGCCAGCTTCTTTCACGCTGCACGTTACTAATCAGGCAGAGCCACTACCGGCTCTGCCTTTTATACAAACTTCCACCATACAAATACTCCCAGAAAACCAAACAGATAAGCCAACCCCAGATAACTTAGTGCTGTAAGCCATCGCCCCCCTTTGAGCGTCTCATCAAGTGACGACGTTTTTACCAGCCGATGGTTTAACCAGGCAAACAAAGGGGTGGTTATGAATGCCAGGGTCATCGCAAAGCCCAACATTGCCAGTAAGGCAGATTTAAAAAATAATACAATGGCAAAGCTGATAACAGCAACCGCTACCAACACGCCGGTAAACTGTTTTTGTGGTATATCAGCTTTTCCTTTTAACAGCGAAGCCGCTTCGGTAATAGCACGGCAATAACCATCATAAACGGTGAGTGCTGAGCCAAAGATACAGAGAAACGCAATAGCAGCAATCAGCCATCGTGACCATTCCCCGATAGTACTTGCATACAGATCTACCAGTTGCTTTGAAAATCCGATGCCACCGCTTGCCAGTGTCTGGCCACTTCCGTGAAGTACCAGCGCACCAAGGGCCAGAAATACCAGTGCCAGTAACATCGTTGTCATATATCCCAGATTAAAATCAAATAGCGCAGAGGCTGGGGTTACCGGCTGCGTTTGTTTTTGTCGTTTGAGCCAGAGTGATGTTATTGCTGAAATCTCTATCGGTGCGGGCATCCAGCCCATGGTAACAACCAGAAAGCCGATCGCGACCACTGACCAGGGAGATTCTGGGGTAAATGTTGCCGGCGCTACAGCCCCGTTAATTGCGGCGGCCGACGCGGCAATGATGGTCGATACCACCAGAACAAACATAATAAGTTTGGCTATTTTATTCATTGCACCAAAGTGACCGGCCATCAAAATAAATAAAATGCTGGTTAACACTAAGGCTGACAAGACAGGTATGGGTAATGCTACCGGCAAGAAATACCCCAACAGACTGGCAGAGAACATCAGTAACGCTGCCGCATTCACTACCGCTGCAATACAGTTAACGCCGAGGGCAGCAATAAGGTAGCCCTTCCCCATTCGGGCATAGCCCTGCTGTAATGACTGTCCGGAGCTGACGGTAAAACTCACCGCTGCCCGAAAAAACGGATACTTCAGAATGTTTACAGTCAGAATCAGCAATACCAGTTGCCAACCGTAATTCGCGCCGGCCTGCGTTGCTGCGACAAGATGACTGCCACCAATGGCGGCTGTTGCCATAAGTATTCCCGGCCCGAGGGATCTGACTATGCGTTGTACTGATGCGTATTGCTGCTTAACCCGCATTACTGAATCCTACCTGCGTACTTATAATAATGTTATTTGCATTAGCAGGCAGACTGCCATGTTAACGGGTCCGGTTCAATAAACTCAGTTGCCCTTTTCCTCAGGCAGAATAGCAGTTAGTGATATCGCAACGATGAGCATTGCTGTCATGACGTAGACCACTGATATGTTAAGGATGGATTCCAGTACCGCGTACAGGGCTCCGAATGCCAGTAAGATCAAGCCAATTGCTGTATTACTGAAAGCAACCAGCTCGGTGCGTCCCTGGCCTTCGCGTACATCCAGGCTGTAGGTTTTGCGCCCTGTTCGGACGCCCGTGTGAGCAACAGAAAGCATAAAGAATAAGAAGCCTGAAACCCACACCGAGGCGGCACCGGTAATTAGCAGTCCGATACACGCGGCGACGGCAATGACTCCGGCTATTTGTAGTGTTTTTCGTGCGCTGTTATCCGATATCTTTCCCCAAATCAGCGAGGAGAGCATGGCCGCAGCCGCTTGCGCTGCCAGGTAAAGGGGTAATAATGATTCTGCGCCCGCCTCGCTTTCGAGCATAAAATAGGGAGCAACCAACGCCGAATGGACGAAAAGCCCTCTTACTAATACAAACCGATATACAACAGCATCGAATTGCCAGAATGCCGTCTTCTTTGAGCTTTTATCATCTGTCTGCGCGACGTCGACAAACGTTTTGACTGGTAGCATCAACATAAATGTACAAAAAAATGCGGCAGCCGCCGTAAGCACAAGACCAAGAATTGCTGCAATACCTAAACTTTCCTGAAAAAACACCATCGGCACTGCGACCAGTAAAGTCAGAATACCCGACAGGGTCGATGCCTTACCGATGAGATCACCCCGCTCACCTTTTTGCGCAATATCGGCCTCAATATCTTTCACTGTCAA contains:
- a CDS encoding acetyl/propionyl/methylcrotonyl-CoA carboxylase subunit alpha; this translates as MIKKILIANRGEIACRVIKTARKLGISTVAVYSDADANALHVTMADEAVHIGPAPSKDSYLKADKILKVAQTLSADAVHPGYGFLSENADFARACADNNITFIGPGPDAIAAMGSKSAAKHIMEEAGVPLVPGYHGDDQSVETLRQHADNMGYPVLLKAAAGGGGKGMRQVWKAEEFDSALQAAKREAMASFSDDVMLIEKYLTQPRHVEIQVFCDTHGNGVYLFERDCSVQRRHQKIIEEAPAPGMSESIRQQMGEAAIKAAQAINYVGAGTVEFLLDGEDFYFMEMNTRLQVEHPVTEKITGEDLVDWQIQVANGQPLPKAQHELQLHGHAFEARLYAEDPENGFLPATGKLTLLQPPAESKHVRVDTGVVQGDEVSVYYDPMIAKLIVWDENRDRALQRLLAALRDYHVAGVTTNLEFLYNVAASEPFQKAELLTTFVEKHESLLLNSPKQVSDHMLAAASMLVLLSGNQGHSQHVNDPDSPWSLPVAWRPNFSYQQTLSFCVGEEALSVVVTHTGTSQRANQWSMLIGDKSYQVSGQIDGHVLQAQIDGYHQRIGWAADDTRYTLFSPAGAIHLNYQKPDMGDVDDAAHDGGFAAPMNGTIVDVAVSEGESVKKGATLLVMEAMKMEHNITAPSDGTVKSVYYAAGDLVDGGSQLLEFEADE
- a CDS encoding hydroxymethylglutaryl-CoA lyase, with translation MNNFPKSVSLVEVGPRDGLQNEKTEVSTQTKVELVNLLADAGHRRIETGSFVSPKWVPQMADSGEVFSLISRREGVSYSALTPNTKGLENALSANADEVAIFGAASESFSQKNINCSIEESLERFAPVVEQAAARGKPVRGYVSCVLGCPYEGEIAPEAVANVAKIMLDMGCYEVSLGDTIGTGTPFKTQRMLEVVTDVVPVSKIGAHFHDTYGQALANLYVALSAGVSVIDSAVAGLGGCPYAKGASGNVATEDVLYMLDGMGISTGVDMTRLLKASSFIMEAVGRKPSSKVANALMESC
- a CDS encoding NRAMP family divalent metal transporter, whose translation is MATAAIGGSHLVAATQAGANYGWQLVLLILTVNILKYPFFRAAVSFTVSSGQSLQQGYARMGKGYLIAALGVNCIAAVVNAAALLMFSASLLGYFLPVALPIPVLSALVLTSILFILMAGHFGAMNKIAKLIMFVLVVSTIIAASAAAINGAVAPATFTPESPWSVVAIGFLVVTMGWMPAPIEISAITSLWLKRQKQTQPVTPASALFDFNLGYMTTMLLALVFLALGALVLHGSGQTLASGGIGFSKQLVDLYASTIGEWSRWLIAAIAFLCIFGSALTVYDGYCRAITEAASLLKGKADIPQKQFTGVLVAVAVISFAIVLFFKSALLAMLGFAMTLAFITTPLFAWLNHRLVKTSSLDETLKGGRWLTALSYLGLAYLFGFLGVFVWWKFV
- a CDS encoding MFS transporter, giving the protein MASQHKKKLIAALSANKLADILISAKTTLPALLISLGAPVWMIGWLVPIRESGALLPQAVIGILLRKMRARHTVWRVGIIIQVLAVLAMFLAGLMLEQAKAGWVVLVALVILSLGRSICSLTVKDIEADIAQKGERGDLIGKASTLSGILTLLVAVPMVFFQESLGIAAILGLVLTAAAAFFCTFMLMLPVKTFVDVAQTDDKSSKKTAFWQFDAVVYRFVLVRGLFVHSALVAPYFMLESEAGAESLLPLYLAAQAAAAMLSSLIWGKISDNSARKTLQIAGVIAVAACIGLLITGAASVWVSGFLFFMLSVAHTGVRTGRKTYSLDVREGQGRTELVAFSNTAIGLILLAFGALYAVLESILNISVVYVMTAMLIVAISLTAILPEEKGN